A section of the Jaculus jaculus isolate mJacJac1 chromosome 6, mJacJac1.mat.Y.cur, whole genome shotgun sequence genome encodes:
- the Klf15 gene encoding Krueppel-like factor 15 isoform X1, with product MVDHLLPVDESFSSPKCPVGYLGDRLTSRRPYHMLPSPVSEDDSDVSSPCSCSSPDSQALCSCCGTGPGSEAQDSILDFLLSQATLGSGSGSASIGDVTGPVTWGSWKRAPVPVKGDHFCFPEFPLGDPDDVTRPFQPTLEEIEEFLEENMEPETKEAPESGSKDLEACGQPLAGPHRSHHHPGSGGRGRSTPPPGSTSGGGAQGTGEGPTPDGPVPVLLQIQPVAVKQEVGAGPASPGQAPESVKVAQLLVNIQGQTFALLPQVVPSSNLNLPSKFVRIAPVPIAAKPIGSGPLGSSSAGLLGGQKFTKNPAAELIKMHKCTFPGCSKMYTKSSHLKAHLRRHTGEKPFACTWPGCGWRHTEEQRSDLRRMEGGPTPPEFLYTGKKEILDLQPSRLASKQVQCAALLFSAETLFAQH from the exons ATGGTGGACCACCTGCTTCCAGTGGACGAGAGTTTCTCGTCACCAAAATGTCCAGTGGGTTACCTGGGTGACAGGCTGACCAGCCGGCGGCCATACCACATGCTGCCCTCACCTGTCTCCGAGGACGACAGCGacgtctccagcccctgctcctgCTCTAGCCCTGACTCTCAAGCCCTCTGCTCCTGCTGTGGCACGGGCCCAGGCTCTGAGGCCCAGGACAGTATCTTGGATTTCCTGCTCTCTCAGGCCACACTGGGTAGCGGAAGTGGCAGTGCGAGTATTGGGGATGTCACTGGCCCTGTGACCTGGGGGTCCTGGAAGAGGGCCCCAGTACCTGTGAAAGGAGATCACTTCTGCTTCCCTGAGTTCCCACTGGGAGACCCCGATGATGTCACCAGGCCCTTCCAACCAACCCTGGAGGAGATTGAAGAGTTCTTGGAGGAGAACATGGAGCCAGAGACCAAGGAAGCTCCAGAGAGTGGCAGTAAGGACTTGGAAGCCTGTGGCCAGCCCTTAGCTGGGCCACACAGGAGTCACCACCACCCAGGGTCTGGTGGGAGAGGGCGCAGTACCCCTCCTCCGGGAAGCACCAGTGGGGGAGGTGCCCAGGGCACAGGTGAGGGACCCACGCCTGACGGCCCTGTGCCAGTCCTGCTGCAGATCCAACCAGTTGCTGTAAAGCAGGAGGTGGGTGCGGGCCCGGCCTCCCCCGGGCAGGCCCCGGAGAGCGTCAAGGTTGCTCAGCTCCTGGTCAACATCCAGGGGCAGACCTTTGCACTCCTGCCCCAGGTAGTGCCCTCCTCCAACTTGAACCTACCTTCGAAGTTTGTGCGCATTGCCCCTGTGCCCATCGCCGCCAAGCCCATTGGCTCCGGACCCCTAGGATCCAGCTCTGCTGGCCTCCTTGGGGGCCAGAAGTTCACCAAAAACCCAGCAGCAGAACTTATCAAAATGCATAAATGTACTTTCCCTGGCTGCAGCAAGATGTACACCAAGAGCAgccacctcaaggcccacctgcGCCGGCACACGGGTGAGAAGCCCTTTGCCTGCACCTGGCCGGGCTGCGGCTGGAG GCATACAGAAGAACAAAGATCTGATTTGAGGAGGATGGAAGGTGGCCCCACCCCTCCAGAGTTTCTTTACACTGGGAAAAAGGAAATCTTGGATCTCCAGCCCTCACGTCTTGCTAGCAAGCAAGTGCAGTGCGCTGCGCTCCTGTTCTCAGCAGAAACATTGTTTGCGCAGCACTAG
- the Klf15 gene encoding Krueppel-like factor 15 isoform X3 — MVDHLLPVDESFSSPKCPVGYLGDRLTSRRPYHMLPSPVSEDDSDVSSPCSCSSPDSQALCSCCGTGPGSEAQDSILDFLLSQATLGSGSGSASIGDVTGPVTWGSWKRAPVPVKGDHFCFPEFPLGDPDDVTRPFQPTLEEIEEFLEENMEPETKEAPESGSKDLEACGQPLAGPHRSHHHPGSGGRGRSTPPPGSTSGGGAQGTGEGPTPDGPVPVLLQIQPVAVKQEVGAGPASPGQAPESVKVAQLLVNIQGQTFALLPQVVPSSNLNLPSKFVRIAPVPIAAKPIGSGPLGSSSAGLLGGQKFTKNPAAELIKMHKCTFPGCSKMYTKSSHLKAHLRRHTGEKPFACTWPGCGWR, encoded by the exons ATGGTGGACCACCTGCTTCCAGTGGACGAGAGTTTCTCGTCACCAAAATGTCCAGTGGGTTACCTGGGTGACAGGCTGACCAGCCGGCGGCCATACCACATGCTGCCCTCACCTGTCTCCGAGGACGACAGCGacgtctccagcccctgctcctgCTCTAGCCCTGACTCTCAAGCCCTCTGCTCCTGCTGTGGCACGGGCCCAGGCTCTGAGGCCCAGGACAGTATCTTGGATTTCCTGCTCTCTCAGGCCACACTGGGTAGCGGAAGTGGCAGTGCGAGTATTGGGGATGTCACTGGCCCTGTGACCTGGGGGTCCTGGAAGAGGGCCCCAGTACCTGTGAAAGGAGATCACTTCTGCTTCCCTGAGTTCCCACTGGGAGACCCCGATGATGTCACCAGGCCCTTCCAACCAACCCTGGAGGAGATTGAAGAGTTCTTGGAGGAGAACATGGAGCCAGAGACCAAGGAAGCTCCAGAGAGTGGCAGTAAGGACTTGGAAGCCTGTGGCCAGCCCTTAGCTGGGCCACACAGGAGTCACCACCACCCAGGGTCTGGTGGGAGAGGGCGCAGTACCCCTCCTCCGGGAAGCACCAGTGGGGGAGGTGCCCAGGGCACAGGTGAGGGACCCACGCCTGACGGCCCTGTGCCAGTCCTGCTGCAGATCCAACCAGTTGCTGTAAAGCAGGAGGTGGGTGCGGGCCCGGCCTCCCCCGGGCAGGCCCCGGAGAGCGTCAAGGTTGCTCAGCTCCTGGTCAACATCCAGGGGCAGACCTTTGCACTCCTGCCCCAGGTAGTGCCCTCCTCCAACTTGAACCTACCTTCGAAGTTTGTGCGCATTGCCCCTGTGCCCATCGCCGCCAAGCCCATTGGCTCCGGACCCCTAGGATCCAGCTCTGCTGGCCTCCTTGGGGGCCAGAAGTTCACCAAAAACCCAGCAGCAGAACTTATCAAAATGCATAAATGTACTTTCCCTGGCTGCAGCAAGATGTACACCAAGAGCAgccacctcaaggcccacctgcGCCGGCACACGGGTGAGAAGCCCTTTGCCTGCACCTGGCCGGGCTGCGGCTGGAG aTAA
- the Klf15 gene encoding Krueppel-like factor 15 isoform X2 translates to MVDHLLPVDESFSSPKCPVGYLGDRLTSRRPYHMLPSPVSEDDSDVSSPCSCSSPDSQALCSCCGTGPGSEAQDSILDFLLSQATLGSGSGSASIGDVTGPVTWGSWKRAPVPVKGDHFCFPEFPLGDPDDVTRPFQPTLEEIEEFLEENMEPETKEAPESGSKDLEACGQPLAGPHRSHHHPGSGGRGRSTPPPGSTSGGGAQGTGEGPTPDGPVPVLLQIQPVAVKQEVGAGPASPGQAPESVKVAQLLVNIQGQTFALLPQVVPSSNLNLPSKFVRIAPVPIAAKPIGSGPLGSSSAGLLGGQKFTKNPAAELIKMHKCTFPGCSKMYTKSSHLKAHLRRHTGEKPFACTWPGCGWRFSRSDELSRHRRSHSGVKPYQCPVCEKKFARSDHLSKHIKVHRFPRSSRAVRTVN, encoded by the exons ATGGTGGACCACCTGCTTCCAGTGGACGAGAGTTTCTCGTCACCAAAATGTCCAGTGGGTTACCTGGGTGACAGGCTGACCAGCCGGCGGCCATACCACATGCTGCCCTCACCTGTCTCCGAGGACGACAGCGacgtctccagcccctgctcctgCTCTAGCCCTGACTCTCAAGCCCTCTGCTCCTGCTGTGGCACGGGCCCAGGCTCTGAGGCCCAGGACAGTATCTTGGATTTCCTGCTCTCTCAGGCCACACTGGGTAGCGGAAGTGGCAGTGCGAGTATTGGGGATGTCACTGGCCCTGTGACCTGGGGGTCCTGGAAGAGGGCCCCAGTACCTGTGAAAGGAGATCACTTCTGCTTCCCTGAGTTCCCACTGGGAGACCCCGATGATGTCACCAGGCCCTTCCAACCAACCCTGGAGGAGATTGAAGAGTTCTTGGAGGAGAACATGGAGCCAGAGACCAAGGAAGCTCCAGAGAGTGGCAGTAAGGACTTGGAAGCCTGTGGCCAGCCCTTAGCTGGGCCACACAGGAGTCACCACCACCCAGGGTCTGGTGGGAGAGGGCGCAGTACCCCTCCTCCGGGAAGCACCAGTGGGGGAGGTGCCCAGGGCACAGGTGAGGGACCCACGCCTGACGGCCCTGTGCCAGTCCTGCTGCAGATCCAACCAGTTGCTGTAAAGCAGGAGGTGGGTGCGGGCCCGGCCTCCCCCGGGCAGGCCCCGGAGAGCGTCAAGGTTGCTCAGCTCCTGGTCAACATCCAGGGGCAGACCTTTGCACTCCTGCCCCAGGTAGTGCCCTCCTCCAACTTGAACCTACCTTCGAAGTTTGTGCGCATTGCCCCTGTGCCCATCGCCGCCAAGCCCATTGGCTCCGGACCCCTAGGATCCAGCTCTGCTGGCCTCCTTGGGGGCCAGAAGTTCACCAAAAACCCAGCAGCAGAACTTATCAAAATGCATAAATGTACTTTCCCTGGCTGCAGCAAGATGTACACCAAGAGCAgccacctcaaggcccacctgcGCCGGCACACGGGTGAGAAGCCCTTTGCCTGCACCTGGCCGGGCTGCGGCTGGAG GTTCTCACGCTCTGATGAGCTGTCCCGGCACCGGCGTTCGCACTCGGGTGTGAAGCCGTACCAGTGTCCCGTGTGCGAGAAGAAGTTCGCGCGGAGCGACCACCTCTCCAAACACATCAAGGTGCACCGCTTCCCACGGAGCAGCCGCGCAGTGCGCACCGTGAACTGA